In Thermus filiformis, one DNA window encodes the following:
- a CDS encoding diacylglycerol/lipid kinase family protein — protein MEAWVIVNPAAGRGRVGRLSGAILRAAREKGARAFLTEGPGHAAELARQAPNGARVVAVGGDGTVHEALSGVAGTDKALGVVPIGSGNDFARMLRLRRRPWPEALAHALFAPLRAVDLGYVNGLPFGASLGLGFDALVARKAFSAPPFLRGMPRYLYALALVLKDLNLPSARVQVDGEEVYQGPALLLAVMNGPTYGGGIPIAPMADPADGALHGVLAGRFSRLGVLGILPRLLLGRHLGHKEVRVYAGGHFAVEFDRPVEAHADGELLGAALRFQVELKPLGLLVVGEEEMPRQARPAPAV, from the coding sequence GTGGAAGCCTGGGTCATCGTCAACCCGGCGGCGGGCCGGGGCCGGGTGGGAAGGCTCTCTGGGGCGATCCTCCGGGCGGCCCGGGAGAAGGGGGCCCGGGCCTTTCTCACCGAGGGGCCGGGGCACGCGGCCGAGCTCGCCCGCCAGGCCCCAAATGGGGCCCGGGTGGTGGCCGTGGGGGGGGACGGGACGGTCCACGAGGCCCTTTCCGGAGTGGCGGGCACGGACAAGGCCCTGGGGGTGGTCCCCATCGGGAGCGGGAACGACTTCGCCCGGATGCTCCGCCTGAGGCGGCGCCCCTGGCCGGAGGCGTTGGCGCACGCCCTCTTCGCCCCCCTGCGGGCGGTGGACCTGGGGTATGTGAACGGCCTGCCCTTCGGGGCCTCCTTGGGCCTCGGGTTTGACGCCTTGGTGGCCCGCAAGGCCTTTTCCGCCCCCCCCTTCCTGCGGGGTATGCCCCGCTACCTCTACGCCCTGGCCCTGGTGCTGAAGGACCTAAACCTCCCCTCGGCCCGGGTCCAGGTGGACGGGGAGGAGGTCTACCAGGGGCCCGCCCTTCTCCTGGCGGTGATGAACGGCCCCACCTACGGGGGGGGCATTCCCATCGCCCCCATGGCTGACCCGGCGGACGGGGCCCTCCACGGGGTCCTGGCGGGCCGGTTCAGCCGGCTGGGGGTCCTGGGCATCCTGCCCCGGCTCCTCCTGGGCCGCCACCTGGGGCATAAAGAGGTCCGGGTTTATGCGGGCGGGCACTTCGCCGTGGAGTTTGACCGGCCGGTGGAGGCCCACGCGGACGGGGAGCTCCTGGGGGCCGCCCTCCGCTTCCAGGTGGAGCTAAAGCCCCTGGGCCTCCTCGTGGTGGGGGAGGAGGAGATGCCGCGGCAGGCCCGTCCCGCCCCCGCCGTATAA
- the lspA gene encoding signal peptidase II translates to MYALVPLLLVLDQVTKLWALEHLSPVPKPVLGDLLYFTLVHNTGAAFGILEGRSWVLGWVSLLVGAWLLWLLERRPPPLTAWGLGMVAAGALGNAIDRLGRGFVVDFLDLGTPFPLVANFPVFNVADSLVTLGVLVLLLARKR, encoded by the coding sequence ATGTACGCCCTCGTGCCCCTCCTCCTCGTGCTGGACCAGGTGACGAAGCTCTGGGCCCTGGAGCACCTCTCCCCCGTCCCGAAACCGGTCCTGGGGGACCTCCTCTACTTCACCCTGGTGCACAACACCGGGGCGGCCTTCGGCATCCTGGAGGGGCGAAGCTGGGTCCTGGGCTGGGTGAGCCTCCTGGTGGGGGCCTGGCTCCTGTGGCTTTTGGAAAGGAGGCCCCCGCCCCTCACCGCCTGGGGCCTGGGGATGGTGGCGGCGGGGGCTTTGGGCAACGCGATAGACCGGCTGGGCCGGGGCTTCGTGGTGGACTTCCTGGACCTGGGGACCCCCTTCCCTTTGGTGGCCAACTTTCCCGTCTTCAACGTGGCGGACAGCCTGGTGACCCTGGGGGTTTTGGTCCTCCTCCTGGCCCGCAAACGCTGA
- a CDS encoding M23 family metallopeptidase, translated as MWKPGHYLLLALGLYALVVTLGFSSRGRQLAALRAEVGRVREALLWAPEGYRLPLPGACLPRRPENLPNAPRPYRKGVNAGFVFVTGDACVPVLTGTGVVAAATGEVVKAEADYTPLSPEEEKALLERVKEGAGPEEMDRIRGREVWIRHKDGRISVYAHLDRLYPGLEVGARVRRGDPIGYVGRTGLAPSSRLLFELWEGRPDEGRFFGQGLEGEALLEAARALFGLSK; from the coding sequence ATGTGGAAGCCCGGCCACTACCTCCTTCTGGCCTTGGGGCTCTACGCCCTGGTGGTCACTTTGGGCTTCTCCTCAAGGGGAAGGCAGCTCGCCGCTTTGAGGGCCGAGGTGGGCCGGGTGCGGGAGGCCCTCCTCTGGGCCCCCGAGGGGTACCGGCTTCCCCTTCCCGGGGCCTGCCTGCCCCGCCGGCCGGAGAACCTGCCGAACGCCCCCAGGCCCTACCGCAAGGGGGTGAACGCGGGCTTTGTCTTCGTGACCGGGGACGCCTGCGTGCCCGTTCTCACGGGTACGGGGGTGGTGGCCGCGGCCACGGGGGAGGTGGTGAAGGCCGAGGCCGACTACACCCCCCTCTCTCCCGAGGAGGAGAAGGCCCTCCTGGAGCGGGTGAAGGAGGGGGCGGGCCCGGAGGAGATGGACCGGATCCGGGGCCGGGAGGTCTGGATCCGGCACAAGGACGGCCGGATCAGCGTCTACGCCCACCTGGACCGCCTTTATCCCGGCCTCGAGGTGGGGGCGCGGGTGCGCCGGGGCGACCCCATCGGCTACGTGGGCCGGACGGGCCTGGCCCCCTCGAGCCGCCTCCTCTTTGAGCTTTGGGAGGGCCGGCCGGACGAGGGGCGGTTCTTCGGCCAGGGCCTGGAGGGGGAGGCACTCCTCGAGGCCGCCCGCGCCCTCTTCGGCCTCTCCAAGTAG
- the rpmB gene encoding 50S ribosomal protein L28 has translation MSKVCEISGKKPVTANSIVRRGKAKREGGVGKKTTGISKRWQKPNLHKVKVRVAGQEVTFRVAASHIPKVYELVDRARGMRLEGLSAKEIKARLLKLL, from the coding sequence ATGTCCAAGGTCTGCGAGATCAGCGGAAAGAAGCCCGTAACGGCGAACTCCATCGTCCGCCGGGGTAAGGCCAAGCGGGAAGGCGGGGTGGGGAAGAAGACCACCGGCATCAGCAAGCGCTGGCAGAAGCCCAACCTGCACAAGGTCAAGGTCCGGGTGGCGGGCCAGGAGGTGACCTTCCGGGTGGCGGCGAGCCACATTCCCAAGGTCTACGAGCTGGTAGACCGGGCCCGGGGGATGCGCCTGGAAGGCCTCTCCGCCAAGGAGATCAAGGCCCGGCTCCTGAAGCTCCTATAG
- a CDS encoding GNAT family N-acetyltransferase has translation MIRPVRREDLEGLLALLRWTDQEEDRKALTPEARDPEGLAEELEDGLVLVREGRVEGYVGLYPFWDGAVLEGPLAYRKEDLLPLLESALSAARSRGYGRVYAFPNEKNADLQAALERAGFVALFTTYYFVKPPEGLDYEPPEGVVIRKGFPGAALYREVYQKSEDTWGLRLRWSDEELEEHFQDPGIALFVAYENGRAVGMAEVEKEDHEATLAYLGVVPEARGKGIGRALLAKAADWARRKGARLLRVRAHDHEKEAVDLYKRLGFTLEEGVVTYLKEIAAR, from the coding sequence ATGATCCGGCCGGTGCGGCGGGAAGACCTGGAGGGGCTTTTGGCCCTCCTCCGCTGGACCGACCAGGAGGAGGACCGGAAGGCCCTCACCCCCGAGGCCCGGGACCCGGAGGGCCTGGCCGAGGAGCTGGAGGACGGCCTGGTCCTGGTCCGTGAGGGGCGGGTGGAGGGGTACGTGGGCCTCTACCCCTTCTGGGACGGGGCGGTCCTGGAAGGCCCCCTGGCCTACCGGAAGGAGGACCTCCTCCCCCTTTTGGAAAGCGCCCTCTCCGCGGCCCGCTCCCGGGGCTACGGCCGGGTCTACGCCTTCCCCAACGAGAAGAACGCCGACCTCCAGGCCGCCCTCGAGCGGGCGGGCTTCGTGGCCCTCTTCACCACCTACTACTTCGTCAAGCCCCCCGAGGGGCTGGACTATGAGCCGCCAGAAGGGGTGGTCATCCGCAAGGGCTTCCCCGGGGCCGCCCTCTACCGGGAGGTCTACCAGAAGAGCGAGGACACCTGGGGCCTGAGGCTCCGCTGGTCGGACGAGGAGCTGGAGGAGCACTTCCAAGACCCCGGGATCGCCCTCTTCGTGGCCTACGAGAACGGCCGCGCGGTGGGGATGGCCGAGGTGGAGAAGGAGGACCACGAGGCCACCTTGGCCTACCTGGGGGTGGTGCCCGAGGCCCGGGGCAAGGGCATCGGCCGGGCCCTCCTGGCCAAGGCGGCGGACTGGGCCAGGAGGAAGGGCGCCCGCCTCCTCCGGGTGCGGGCCCACGACCATGAGAAGGAGGCGGTGGACCTCTACAAGAGGCTGGGCTTCACCCTGGAGGAGGGGGTGGTGACCTACCTGAAGGAGATCGCCGCCCGGTAG
- the aspC gene encoding aspartate/prephenate aminotransferase codes for MRGLSERVKAMKPSATVAVNARALELRRQGVDLVALTAGEPDFDTPEHVKEAARRALAQGKTKYAPPAGIPELREALAEKFRRENGLSVTPEETIVTVGGKQALFNLFQAILDPGDEVIVLSPYWVSYPEMVRFAGGVPVVVETLPEEGFVPDPGRVARAVTPRTKALVVNSPNNPTGAVYPKEVLAELARLAVEHDFYLVSDEIYEHLIYEGEHFSPGQLAPEHTLTVNGAAKAFAMTGWRIGYACGPKEVVRAMADVSSQSTTSPDTIAQWAALEALTNLEASRAFIATAREAYRRRRDLLLEGLFALGLKAVRPQGAFYVLLDTSPIAPDEVQAARRLLEAGVAVVPGTDFAAFGHVRLSYATSEANLEKALKRMGSLL; via the coding sequence ATGCGCGGCCTATCCGAGCGGGTAAAAGCCATGAAGCCCTCGGCCACGGTGGCGGTGAACGCCCGGGCGCTGGAGCTAAGGCGCCAGGGGGTGGACCTGGTGGCCCTCACCGCGGGCGAGCCCGACTTTGACACCCCGGAGCACGTGAAGGAGGCGGCCCGGCGCGCCCTGGCCCAGGGCAAGACCAAGTACGCCCCCCCAGCGGGGATCCCGGAGCTCCGGGAGGCCTTGGCGGAGAAGTTCCGCCGGGAAAACGGCCTTTCCGTCACCCCCGAGGAGACCATCGTCACCGTGGGGGGGAAGCAGGCCCTTTTCAACCTCTTCCAGGCCATCCTGGACCCGGGGGATGAGGTCATCGTCCTGAGCCCCTACTGGGTGAGCTACCCGGAGATGGTCCGCTTCGCCGGAGGGGTGCCGGTGGTGGTGGAGACCCTCCCCGAGGAGGGCTTCGTCCCGGACCCCGGCCGGGTGGCCCGGGCCGTCACCCCCCGCACCAAGGCCTTGGTGGTCAACTCCCCCAACAACCCCACAGGGGCGGTCTACCCTAAGGAGGTCCTGGCGGAGCTGGCCCGCCTGGCGGTGGAGCACGACTTCTACCTGGTCTCCGACGAGATCTACGAGCACCTGATCTACGAGGGGGAGCACTTCTCCCCGGGGCAGCTCGCCCCCGAGCACACCCTTACGGTGAACGGGGCGGCCAAGGCCTTCGCCATGACCGGATGGCGCATCGGCTACGCCTGCGGGCCCAAGGAGGTGGTCCGGGCCATGGCCGACGTCTCCAGCCAGTCCACCACCAGCCCTGACACCATCGCCCAGTGGGCGGCCCTCGAGGCCCTCACCAACCTCGAGGCCAGCCGGGCCTTCATCGCCACGGCCCGGGAGGCCTACCGGAGGCGGCGGGACCTGCTTCTGGAAGGGCTTTTTGCCCTGGGCCTGAAGGCGGTGCGTCCTCAAGGGGCCTTCTACGTCCTCCTGGACACCTCCCCCATCGCCCCCGACGAGGTGCAGGCGGCCCGGAGGCTTCTGGAGGCGGGGGTGGCGGTGGTGCCTGGGACGGACTTCGCCGCCTTCGGCCACGTCCGGCTCTCCTACGCCACCAGCGAGGCGAACCTGGAGAAGGCCCTAAAGCGGATGGGGTCCCTCCTTTAG
- a CDS encoding histidine phosphatase family protein — MGLLAHFLQGPHKKTTLLLTRAGPVENPEHVLYSHPGLPLSEAGRKALLALPLDRYPVRAVYAPDSLAEEEAARLLARALGVPYVLEPALRERSWGAWEGRSFREIEAEEKALLEAWKEDEAGFCPPGGESLLEAYRRIRPALLDLLARHSGEAVLVVGNCTVNRVALSLALGFPPEEGLRYEQDYARLTVLAFYGREGVLQGLNLG, encoded by the coding sequence ATGGGCCTCCTCGCCCACTTCCTCCAGGGCCCCCACAAGAAGACCACCCTCCTCCTCACCCGGGCGGGGCCGGTGGAAAACCCGGAGCACGTCCTCTACAGCCACCCGGGCCTCCCCTTGAGCGAGGCGGGGAGGAAGGCCCTCCTCGCCCTCCCCCTGGACCGCTACCCCGTCCGGGCCGTCTACGCCCCGGACAGCCTGGCCGAGGAGGAGGCCGCCCGGCTTCTGGCCCGCGCCCTGGGGGTGCCCTACGTCCTAGAACCCGCCCTTAGGGAGAGGAGCTGGGGCGCCTGGGAAGGGCGGAGCTTCCGGGAGATCGAGGCCGAGGAGAAGGCCCTCCTCGAGGCCTGGAAGGAGGACGAGGCCGGCTTTTGCCCCCCGGGGGGCGAGAGCCTCCTCGAGGCCTACCGGCGCATCCGCCCGGCCCTTCTGGACCTCCTCGCCCGTCACTCGGGAGAGGCGGTGCTCGTGGTGGGCAACTGCACCGTCAACCGGGTGGCCCTCTCCCTGGCCCTGGGCTTTCCCCCGGAGGAGGGCCTCCGGTACGAGCAGGACTACGCCCGGCTCACCGTCTTGGCCTTCTACGGAAGGGAGGGGGTCCTCCAGGGGCTTAACCTGGGGTAG